A single region of the Rhizobium grahamii genome encodes:
- a CDS encoding CBS domain-containing protein, giving the protein MSVSAILMEKGCDVVTASSANTVKDACRLLHSNHIGAIIIVDHENRIEGIFTERDVVAAIAQRGIACMDMELSEVMWRNVVSCTRATSINRLMDAMNKHRARHLPVEEDGHLAGFVLIGDAVKHHIRAIEYEAKYIRSYIAG; this is encoded by the coding sequence ATGTCAGTAAGTGCGATCTTGATGGAAAAGGGATGTGATGTCGTAACCGCTTCAAGCGCCAATACCGTGAAGGATGCGTGTCGTTTGCTTCATTCGAACCACATCGGCGCGATAATCATCGTAGATCACGAGAACCGCATCGAAGGCATCTTCACCGAGAGGGATGTCGTTGCGGCGATTGCTCAGCGCGGGATCGCTTGCATGGATATGGAACTCTCGGAGGTCATGTGGAGAAACGTAGTTTCCTGCACCAGAGCGACGAGCATAAACAGGCTGATGGATGCCATGAACAAGCACCGGGCCCGACATCTGCCGGTGGAGGAAGACGGCCACTTGGCGGGGTTCGTCTTGATCGGTGACGCAGTGAAGCATCACATCAGGGCAATCGAATACGAGGCGAAGTACATTCGCTCATACATCGCCGGTTGA
- a CDS encoding mechanosensitive ion channel family protein → MLTVLINLLGVAGIVVWHLQGRSRPNERLVTQIVFFLAMTVALVFARIVPFRFDAPHLDSSGSLIVLAKILWWTHLSWATIGFVRIYIVLDGRPREARLIQDLLVAIVYLGVLLSVMAFVFGVPIGTLLATSGVFAIILGLALQNTLGDVFSGIALTLGRPYTIGDWILLPDGTEGRVVASNWRSTYLLTGAHNLVVMPNSVLAKQGLTNVSKPDETHQIVLAVRIVPTHAPALVQMVMLEALSSCNSIVQEPPSSVSLMGIDASAIDVQLYFRVMNPGQRSSARNDVIDLVYRHCNANGLVFARPLGTQVFQDGEIAAPKMSALALLRSIALFSDLTEGEREQLSAGAVEKKIAAGEELLAKGSVSGRLLLIGEGVVLLRDQGEIVARLAPGDMLGARGVIAGQTESHQALTLTPATLYEIEKSTFDNLVAGRPGLIEDLARRVGHHGSHNVSGSPPPIKSDGTRADLVHAIRVMLGGS, encoded by the coding sequence TTGCTCACGGTTTTGATCAACCTGCTCGGTGTAGCCGGGATTGTCGTCTGGCATCTGCAGGGACGGTCGAGACCCAATGAACGGCTGGTAACGCAGATCGTATTTTTCCTTGCGATGACCGTGGCGCTCGTGTTCGCGCGGATCGTGCCGTTTCGGTTTGACGCGCCGCATCTCGACAGCAGCGGCTCGCTCATCGTCCTCGCCAAGATACTCTGGTGGACACACCTCTCCTGGGCGACCATCGGTTTCGTTCGGATTTACATCGTGCTCGACGGCAGGCCACGCGAGGCCCGCCTAATACAGGACCTCCTCGTCGCAATCGTTTATCTGGGCGTGCTGCTGTCCGTTATGGCGTTCGTTTTCGGGGTTCCGATCGGAACCCTTTTGGCCACGTCGGGGGTTTTCGCCATCATTCTCGGCCTTGCTCTGCAGAACACGCTCGGCGATGTCTTCTCCGGCATCGCCCTCACACTCGGGAGGCCTTACACGATCGGAGACTGGATCCTGCTTCCCGATGGAACCGAGGGCCGTGTGGTCGCCAGTAATTGGCGTTCGACCTACCTTCTCACGGGCGCCCACAATCTTGTCGTGATGCCGAACAGTGTGCTTGCCAAACAGGGACTGACGAACGTTAGCAAGCCCGACGAAACCCACCAGATCGTTCTCGCCGTCCGGATCGTCCCGACCCACGCTCCGGCGCTTGTTCAGATGGTAATGTTGGAGGCGCTCAGCAGTTGTAACAGTATCGTTCAGGAACCCCCTTCGAGTGTGTCCTTGATGGGGATCGATGCATCCGCAATCGATGTTCAACTCTACTTCAGGGTCATGAACCCCGGACAGCGAAGTTCCGCTCGAAACGACGTGATCGACCTTGTCTACAGGCATTGCAACGCCAATGGCCTTGTCTTCGCGCGCCCCCTGGGCACACAGGTTTTTCAAGATGGAGAGATCGCCGCCCCAAAGATGTCGGCGTTGGCATTGCTTAGATCGATCGCGCTGTTCTCGGATCTGACTGAGGGCGAGCGGGAGCAGTTGTCCGCCGGCGCGGTTGAGAAGAAGATCGCGGCAGGGGAAGAGTTGCTGGCAAAGGGCTCGGTATCTGGCAGGCTTCTCCTTATCGGCGAAGGTGTCGTATTGTTGCGCGATCAAGGCGAAATCGTCGCGAGACTTGCGCCTGGCGACATGCTTGGAGCCCGAGGCGTGATTGCAGGCCAGACCGAGAGCCATCAAGCTTTAACGCTGACACCTGCCACACTCTATGAGATTGAAAAGTCGACTTTCGACAATCTCGTTGCGGGCAGACCCGGTTTGATCGAGGACCTAGCGCGGCGCGTTGGACATCACGGCTCGCACAATGTTTCTGGATCGCCACCCCCTATCAAGTCCGACGGAACGCGCGCGGACCTTGTCCACGCGATCCGGGTCATGCTCGGGGGAAGCTAG
- a CDS encoding glutathione S-transferase family protein: MLRLYDSRYSGNSWKIRILLNQLALPFERRTLDLESGETKTDAFFALSRFSRVPVLELEDGRTVVESSAILLYLSEGTEYLYDDPYLRSQVIGWMFFEQGDLQRFLAMARVYHLRGLADKMSQQIERLHADGYLGLEKLERWLVGHEWLVGDRYTVADLAVFTYVSLAHQGQYQMERFPAIAAWLARVKAQPGWIDIFDQSPYQLV, translated from the coding sequence ATGCTTAGACTCTATGACAGCCGTTACTCCGGCAACTCATGGAAGATAAGAATCCTGCTCAACCAACTGGCTCTCCCTTTCGAGAGACGGACGCTCGATTTGGAATCCGGCGAGACCAAGACCGACGCATTCTTCGCATTGAGCCGTTTCAGCCGCGTTCCGGTCCTGGAACTTGAAGACGGCCGGACGGTGGTGGAGTCGTCCGCCATCCTTTTGTATCTGAGCGAGGGTACAGAATATCTGTACGACGATCCGTATCTGCGATCTCAGGTCATCGGCTGGATGTTCTTCGAGCAAGGCGATCTTCAGCGCTTCCTCGCCATGGCCAGGGTGTATCATCTTCGTGGCTTGGCCGACAAAATGTCCCAGCAGATCGAGCGGCTGCACGCCGACGGCTATCTGGGACTTGAAAAGCTCGAGCGTTGGCTCGTTGGCCACGAGTGGCTGGTGGGGGATCGCTACACAGTCGCCGACCTGGCAGTCTTCACCTATGTTTCGCTTGCACATCAGGGCCAATACCAGATGGAGCGGTTTCCAGCCATCGCCGCATGGCTCGCGCGGGTGAAGGCGCAGCCCGGATGGATCGATATATTCGACCAGAGCCCCTACCAATTGGTTTAA
- the wrbA gene encoding NAD(P)H:quinone oxidoreductase — MSKPKVLIAFYSRNSSTEILANAIAQGAIEEGAEVRVRRTRELVSDEVMSQIPGWSDNAKAMNSKYEAPSEADAEWADAIVFGTPTRFGSISSELKAYIDGLGGLWFQGKLNGKVGSVFGSTSSLHGGNESTLLSIYTPMAHLGLIIVPLGYSDPAMFKAGTPYGATHVSARDSLKPDDDHLAVARFQGRRVTAVARGLLHAKVLAAAA, encoded by the coding sequence ATGTCGAAACCCAAGGTGCTGATCGCGTTCTATTCGCGGAACAGCTCTACCGAAATTCTAGCAAACGCGATTGCGCAGGGAGCGATCGAAGAGGGTGCCGAGGTCCGCGTCCGTCGCACTCGCGAACTGGTCAGCGACGAAGTCATGTCGCAGATACCGGGCTGGAGCGACAATGCCAAGGCGATGAATAGCAAGTACGAAGCCCCGAGCGAGGCAGACGCCGAGTGGGCCGATGCCATCGTATTCGGAACACCCACCCGTTTTGGCTCCATCTCGTCCGAACTGAAGGCCTACATCGATGGCCTAGGCGGCCTCTGGTTCCAGGGCAAACTCAATGGGAAGGTTGGTTCGGTTTTCGGTTCCACCTCTTCCCTCCACGGTGGCAACGAGTCCACGCTCCTGTCGATCTATACCCCGATGGCCCACCTCGGGCTCATCATCGTCCCGCTCGGCTATTCGGATCCGGCGATGTTCAAGGCCGGCACTCCCTACGGCGCAACACACGTTTCCGCCCGCGACAGCCTGAAACCAGATGACGATCATCTTGCTGTGGCGCGCTTCCAAGGTCGACGTGTCACCGCAGTGGCTCGCGGCTTGCTCCACGCGAAAGTTCTCGCCGCGGCTGCCTGA